The sequence below is a genomic window from Candidatus Hydrogenedentota bacterium.
GTGAGCGGTTTCTGCACGTATACGTGCTTGCCCATCTTCATTGCGTAATACGCGGCGGGCGCGTGCATGTGGTCCGGCGTCGAGACGTTGACGGCATCGATCTCCGGGTGCTTTTCGAGCATGTTCCGGAAGTCTTTGTACTTCGGCACGTTCTTCATGGACTCTTGCGCGAAGAGTTTTGCCGCCCGGTCCCAGTCGACATCGCACAGCGCGACGACGTTTTCGCCAAGGTTTTGGAAACCCATGATATCGCCTGCACCCTTGCCGCCCGCGCCGATGGCGGCCACGTTCAGCTTTTCGTTTGGCGACAATCTCCGCGGCACGACCTTCGCCGTGTTTGGCGCGGCGGCGGCCCCGGTAAACGTCATGACGGCACTCGTCGTCGTGGCGGCAAGGAACGCCCGCCGGCTCAGCGACATTTCACTCATGATTCAGACTCCTCCCGATCAGGATAGAAGCACGCGCGCACCCCGCGCCGTGCGGCCCCGTACGTTGACCCGCCCAAGCGGAAAGAAAACACTATACGCCTGTATGTGGACACCGCGCAAACGGCGTGGGCCTAACCGGACAAGTTGCGGGCCAACGCGCCGGGTCGTATCGTGAGACGGTCGTATCCGGGAAAACGAAAACATGGAGACTATCATGCAGGTTGGCCGACGCGAATTCTTGAGATGTGCTGCGCTTGCGGCAGCAACGGCCGCACTGCCCGTGCCGGCGACGGCCAAGATCGTGAACGGCATTCCGTACCGCGGCCTTGGCAGAACGCACGAGGACGTATCGCTGTTGGGCGTGGGCGGAAGCCACATTGGCAACAAGGAATTGTCCGATGGCGAGGCCATTAAGATTATGCGGACCGCGGTGGACGAGGGCATCAATTTTTTCGACAACGCGTGGGAATACAACGGCGGGCGGAGCGAAGAGCGTATGGGCCGCGCATTGCAGGATGGATATCGGGAGAAGGTGTTCCTGATGACCAAAGTCATTGCGCGCGACGCCGAGAATGCGCGGAAACAACTGGAGGCGAGCCTGCGGCGGTTGAGCGTGGACCACATCGATCTATGGCAGGTGCATTCCGTGGGCACGTTTGAGCCGGGCGACAAGGACAAGGTGTACTCGAAGGGCGTGCTCGATGTGGCGATGAAAGCGAAGGACGAAGGCAAGGTCCGGTATGTCGGGTTTTCGGGTCACGTCAGCCCCGAAATTCACGTCGCCGTAATCGAGGGCGGGTTCGAATGGGATACCGTTCAGATGCCGGTAAACTGCCTCGATCCGCACCGCGCAAGTTTCGTCAAGACCGTGATCCCGGTCGCGCAGCAGTATAACCTGGGTGTAATCGGAATGAAGTCGCTTGCGGGTGGTGGCGTGCTGAAGACCGGCGCAGTAAATGCACAAGAGGCGCTGCTGTATGCGATGAGCATGCCGGTATCGGTCGTGGTGTCGGGTATGAATTCATACGCGAAGTTCGAGCAGAACCTTGCGGTGGCGAGATCGTTTCGGCAACTGGACGCGTCCGAGGTTACGGCGCTACTCGCGCGCACGAAGCCCTTCGGGGAGAAGCCGCAGTACGAGTCCTACAAGCAGAAGGGAAGCAGCCACCGTTAAACCGTGCGGCCGCCACGGTTCAGCGCGGATTCGATCACGCGGTAGAACTCGCGCGTGCGGTACGGCTTCTGGATAAAGCCCGCCATGGTCTCGCCGTGCGACTGCGCAATCGCTTCCTGTTCGTTGTATCCGCTCGAGAGGACAACGCGAAGGCCCGGTTTGATTTCGTGAAGGGCGTGGATGAGTTCCCCGCCCGCCATGCGCGGCATCGTAAGGTCCACGATCGCGAGGATAATCGCGTCCTTCCGCTCGTCGAACAGGCGCAACGCGGCGGCCCCGTCCAGCGCGGTCAGTACTTCAAAACCCCGCCGCTCGAGCATCATCTTAGCGATTCCCAGCACCGATTCTTCGTCGTCGACAACAAGGACTACGCCTTCGCCTCGCGTGGCCGGGACGGTTTGCTCTTCGTCCGACGTTCCGGCGTTTGCGTCCCCGAGCGCGGGCAGGTAGACGGTGAACGTCGTGCCACGCCCTACGGCGGACTCGACGCGGATTGCGCCGCGGTGGCCGCGCACGATGCCGAGCACGGCCGCGAGCCCAAGTCCGCGGCCGGTAAACTTTGTTGTGAAGAACGGGTCGAAGATGCGCTGAAGCGTCGCGTTGTCCATCCCGACTCCGTTGTCGGTCACGCGCACGTATGCATAGGCCTGGCTTTCCCGCAGTTCGCCGCCGAGAATGTGCTGGCCGCCGTCATCGCCGCCCCAAACGAGCCTACCGGTCGACATACGAATGGCGCCTTCGGAATCGCCTATGGCTTCGGATGCGTTCGTGATTAGGTTCATGATGATCTGCCGGAGTTGGGTCGCATCCGCCTGGACCAAGGGCAGATTCGGATCGGGGTCGAACGTGAGTGTGACGCGCCTCGACACCGTCACGGTAAGCAGATGGCCCATCTCTTCGACCATATCGTTGAGCGACACGGGCACAACGACAAACCGGCCGCGACCGGAGTAGGCGAGCATCTGGCGGCACAGTTCGGCGGCGCGTTCGGAAGAACGGACGATTGCGTCGAGACTGTCATGGAGCGAGGAATTCGACGGCGTTTCAGCCAGCGCCAAGTCGGCGTTGCCGAGGATGCCGACCAGTAAATTGTTGAAGTCGTGCGCGATGCCACCCGCGAGAACGCCGAGACTTTCCAGCTTTTGGGTCTGTTGCATTTGTTCCTCGAACGCGCGCCGTTCCTCATCGGCTGCTTTGCGCGCCGTGATGTCCATGACTGTGCCCGCAATACGGACAGGCGTGCCGCCAGCCTCCCATTCGACGACCTTGCCGCGGACTTGAATCCACACGGGCCGTCCGATACGGGTATGAATTCTGAACTCGATGTCCAGATTGGGACAATGTCTGCCGACGTGCGCCCACATATGGTCGGAAACGGCGGGCAAGTCGTCGGGATGAACGTGTGACCGCCATATCATAACGTCCTGGGGAACGGTCTCCATCGAGTAGCCGAAAATCTCGGCACACCGTTGGTTGACGGTGGCGCGCGCACCCGCGATGTCGAGGTCCCACAGCCCGAGGTCTGCGCCATTGAGCGCCAATTCGAGCCGTTCTTCGCCTTTGCGAAGCGCCTCCTCGGCTTTCTTGCGCTCCGTAATCACCTCCGTGAACATGATGATGCCGCCGATCGCGCCGGAGTCCTCGTACCACGGGCGGACTTCCCACCGGAGCCAATCTTCCGTGCCGTCCGCCCGCACAAAACGGTCTTCATCGCGTTTCTCGATCGCCCCGCGGAGACAGCGCTGGTGAACGTCCAACCAGTCCTGGTTGCTCCGTATTTCCGGGAACACGTCGTAATGGCATTTTCCGATGATGTCTTGTTCGGTCAGGCGATAATCGAGAAGCCACCGCTTGCTGGCGACCAGATAGCGCAGTTCGCGGTCCAGCATTGCGACGGCGGCGGGCGTGTGCTCGACGAACAGGTAGAGGACCGCGCGGCTCGCCCGCAACGCTTCCTCCGCCTCTTTCAATCGGGAAATGTCCTGGATGAGGCCGATAGAGCGAATGGACTTTCCGTCCTCGCCGTGGACCTCGACCGACGCGTCCGCGACCCAACGGACTTTGCCGTCCCTGGTGAGGAAATTGCCTTCGCTCGACCACGTCTGGAATTCGCCCGCGCGGGTGCGGCGGATGGCGTCCGCTTCGGGAATACCGGCGGCCTCGCCGTGTAGCGTCACGATATTGGTGCGCTCCTCCCAGAGCCTGGGCGTAAATTCGCGCGAAGTGTACCCCGTTATTCGTTCGATGTTTTCGCCGACGTACGTGTACCGGCCCTGCTCATAATCGAGTACGTAGGGGACGGCGTCCGCGGCCGTGATGGCCTGGCGATAGTACCCGTGGAGTTGACGCAGGTTCTCCGACGTTGCCGTCACGGACGTAATTGCCGATCCGAGGAGGAGGGTCGTAAGACACAGCGTAATGAGAAACAGTTGAATGTCGTGCATGCCGGCGTGTTCGCCTGATTGGACGACGAAAATGGCGAAGGACGCGGATACGAAGAAGACGCCGGTTGACGCGCCCTTGATACCGCGCCAATATGCGGCGAAAACGAGCGGTAAGAAGCACGGATACAAGATCGCGCGGCCTTCGCTTTCCGATTCCGTGATGCAGAAGACGATCGTGGGTATGAGCACGGCGAACCAGACCGCGGTGGACGCGAATCGCGGCAACAATGCCCGCACCGCCCGGCCCGCCACCGCGTGTGGCGATTCCCCGCGCACAAACCTCAGAACGCCCGCGCCCCAGGGAAATATCAGTGCAAGGAGGAACGGCGCAATCGAAAGGATCGCAACGACGTCGCCAATCCAGAAATCGAGGGCGGAATGCCAAATCGATTCCTGTACTCTGTCCGCGGCGACGAGAAGCCCGGCGTATCCGAAGGCCACAAGCGCGCTGGCGGCCGCGACGCCGATAACGAACATCGCGGCGCTGCGTAGCTCGGTGAGTTGGGTGTCGATACGGAGTTTGGTCCGAAGGACCCAAACGCAAAAGGAATACACAATAACCGGCAACGCCGCGACCAGCACCGGGAGTAGCGGTACCGACGGCATGTGCTGGTGCCAGATGAAGTAATTCCCGATAACGCACACGAGAAAGTAGATCGGGGCGTAGCCAATACCGAAGCGCAGCAGCACGGCGATTGCGACCCCGACAGGGGCGTACCAAAGCGAAATACCGCTGCCGGAAAGCCCGCGGGCCATCGACGCGCCAAGGTCGAGCGCGAAAAAGACGATCGCAAAAGGTGCGCCGATAACGAGCGCGCGCAGAACGCGGTCGTTCCACGCGCCCGATAGTGTTGGAGTAGATGGCGTGGACTTATCGCGTTGTGCCGTTGCGTCAGTCACCGGTAGCCTCGCGGGGGTTAGCGCGTTGCGCTCCCTGCCGACGAGCATAGTCAAGCCGCGCGTGTAATGCCACTACAAATTGCGGGGAGTGCCGGCGCCGCAACGGTAGAACGTAGGGCCGCGTTCTATTCCGGCCTTCAAGCTGGTACTATGTGTCTGGGGAGGATGTTGGATGACACGGCGGACAAAGTCACATACGCTGAACCAACTGGTCGTCGAGCGGCTCATGCATTACTATCACCTTGTCGCCGAACAGATCGAGACACAGACATCCGGCTACGTTTCAAGCGCGCAGATCGCGGAACTGCTCGACATGGACGACACGCTTGTGCGCAAGGACCTCGCTGCGATCGGTGTGCGCGGACGGCCGCGCGTGGGTTTCAGCACGCAGGTGCTCATGAATTCGATCCGCGAAACGCTGGGGTTCAACGAACGCTACCGGTCGGTTATCGTGGGGGCGGGCCGGCTTGGCGGCGCGATCGCATCGTACGGCGGATTTGGCAAGTACGGCCTAGACATCGTCGCCTTGTTTGATGCGGATCCGCTGCGCGTGGGGACTGATTTGGGCGGCGCGAGCGTGCTGCCCATTGACTCGCTCGAATCGACCGTGCGCGAGCACGGCGTCCATCTTGCCGTGCTGACCGTGCCCGCGGAAGCGGCGCAACCGCTAGCGGACCGGCTCGTGGAGGCGGGCATT
It includes:
- a CDS encoding aldo/keto reductase, with protein sequence MQVGRREFLRCAALAAATAALPVPATAKIVNGIPYRGLGRTHEDVSLLGVGGSHIGNKELSDGEAIKIMRTAVDEGINFFDNAWEYNGGRSEERMGRALQDGYREKVFLMTKVIARDAENARKQLEASLRRLSVDHIDLWQVHSVGTFEPGDKDKVYSKGVLDVAMKAKDEGKVRYVGFSGHVSPEIHVAVIEGGFEWDTVQMPVNCLDPHRASFVKTVIPVAQQYNLGVIGMKSLAGGGVLKTGAVNAQEALLYAMSMPVSVVVSGMNSYAKFEQNLAVARSFRQLDASEVTALLARTKPFGEKPQYESYKQKGSSHR
- a CDS encoding PAS domain S-box protein → MTDATAQRDKSTPSTPTLSGAWNDRVLRALVIGAPFAIVFFALDLGASMARGLSGSGISLWYAPVGVAIAVLLRFGIGYAPIYFLVCVIGNYFIWHQHMPSVPLLPVLVAALPVIVYSFCVWVLRTKLRIDTQLTELRSAAMFVIGVAAASALVAFGYAGLLVAADRVQESIWHSALDFWIGDVVAILSIAPFLLALIFPWGAGVLRFVRGESPHAVAGRAVRALLPRFASTAVWFAVLIPTIVFCITESESEGRAILYPCFLPLVFAAYWRGIKGASTGVFFVSASFAIFVVQSGEHAGMHDIQLFLITLCLTTLLLGSAITSVTATSENLRQLHGYYRQAITAADAVPYVLDYEQGRYTYVGENIERITGYTSREFTPRLWEERTNIVTLHGEAAGIPEADAIRRTRAGEFQTWSSEGNFLTRDGKVRWVADASVEVHGEDGKSIRSIGLIQDISRLKEAEEALRASRAVLYLFVEHTPAAVAMLDRELRYLVASKRWLLDYRLTEQDIIGKCHYDVFPEIRSNQDWLDVHQRCLRGAIEKRDEDRFVRADGTEDWLRWEVRPWYEDSGAIGGIIMFTEVITERKKAEEALRKGEERLELALNGADLGLWDLDIAGARATVNQRCAEIFGYSMETVPQDVMIWRSHVHPDDLPAVSDHMWAHVGRHCPNLDIEFRIHTRIGRPVWIQVRGKVVEWEAGGTPVRIAGTVMDITARKAADEERRAFEEQMQQTQKLESLGVLAGGIAHDFNNLLVGILGNADLALAETPSNSSLHDSLDAIVRSSERAAELCRQMLAYSGRGRFVVVPVSLNDMVEEMGHLLTVTVSRRVTLTFDPDPNLPLVQADATQLRQIIMNLITNASEAIGDSEGAIRMSTGRLVWGGDDGGQHILGGELRESQAYAYVRVTDNGVGMDNATLQRIFDPFFTTKFTGRGLGLAAVLGIVRGHRGAIRVESAVGRGTTFTVYLPALGDANAGTSDEEQTVPATRGEGVVLVVDDEESVLGIAKMMLERRGFEVLTALDGAAALRLFDERKDAIILAIVDLTMPRMAGGELIHALHEIKPGLRVVLSSGYNEQEAIAQSHGETMAGFIQKPYRTREFYRVIESALNRGGRTV
- a CDS encoding redox-sensing transcriptional repressor Rex codes for the protein MTRRTKSHTLNQLVVERLMHYYHLVAEQIETQTSGYVSSAQIAELLDMDDTLVRKDLAAIGVRGRPRVGFSTQVLMNSIRETLGFNERYRSVIVGAGRLGGAIASYGGFGKYGLDIVALFDADPLRVGTDLGGASVLPIDSLESTVREHGVHLAVLTVPAEAAQPLADRLVEAGIRAIWNFAPTSLVLPSNIFVRHEHISVGLAELAYYLKRNDLSNDRS